The Isosphaeraceae bacterium EP7 genomic sequence GATGACGGCTCCGGGGCGGCCCTGTTGGCCGATAGGCTGGCTCTCGTTACGGTGGTGGCCGGGAAGATGCCTACGGACCTGATCGCGGACGCAAAGATCGAAGTCCCGTAGCCGAAAATGCCGGATTCGAAGAAGTTGCCCGTCGGATCGAGAAACTCATAACTGGCGGAACTCGAGCCCGACGTCCCCCCGGTGCCGTAGCTTAAGAAGAGAGAATCCGACCCCTGGCCCGCGACAGAGTCCCGATAATTGAACCGCAGGTTCGTTGAGTTGCCGCGTTGATAGATCGCTTCAACGCCGCCGACGTTGATGCTGGCGAAGTCGATTCGGCCATTGGCCAGGTCGCCGAAGGCCGTGAACGATGCCTGGCCGGGACCGGAGAAGTCGATGACGTCGTCAGGGGAGCCGGGCTGCGCGATACGCTGCTCACCAATGACGTAGCCCGAGACCATACCGCTTATCGTGTCGGCGCGGGTCTGCGTGGCGGCCATAAAAAGGACGAAGATGGCGGCCGATCCGCAAAACATTCTCATATGATCTTCCTTGTGAGATCCTTCGCTTCACTGCGGCACCTCGCCACCAACGCGGCATGATGAAAGCGACGGATGTCCTCAGCAAGGAGCGGGTCCTAGACGTTTCGTATTTCCCCCTTTGCATCCTTTATCATGGCCGCTCGGCATGCGATCCGACGCCTAATCACTCTAGCGGGGGTCGCCCGCATGCAGTCGCTTCGGCTCGGCCCCTTCCCTGTCGATGAGCCAGGTGGGGATAGCCGCTGCCCTGGCCTGATTGGCGAGTCCTTCGACCTTCGCGATCGGGGGAGGAACGGGTGGAAGACCAGGCAGAGGTCTGCCCCTTCCCTGAACATTGCGGCGTTGCGGATCGGGCCGGCCATCTAGCCGAGTTCGTCCCATCGTGCGGGGTGTTCCTCGCAGGCGATGCCCAGCTCCTG encodes the following:
- a CDS encoding PEP-CTERM sorting domain-containing protein (PEP-CTERM proteins occur, often in large numbers, in the proteomes of bacteria that also encode an exosortase, a predicted intramembrane cysteine proteinase. The presence of a PEP-CTERM domain at a protein's C-terminus predicts cleavage within the sorting domain, followed by covalent anchoring to some some component of the (usually Gram-negative) cell surface. Many PEP-CTERM proteins exhibit an unusual sequence composition that includes large numbers of potential glycosylation sites. Expression of one such protein has been shown restore the ability of a bacterium to form floc, a type of biofilm.); the protein is MAATQTRADTISGMVSGYVIGEQRIAQPGSPDDVIDFSGPGQASFTAFGDLANGRIDFASINVGGVEAIYQRGNSTNLRFNYRDSVAGQGSDSLFLSYGTGGTSGSSSASYEFLDPTGNFFESGIFGYGTSIFASAIRSVGIFPATTVTRASLSANRAAPEPSSLLMVGLAGVLVIAGKRLV